In Pseudonocardia sp. DSM 110487, the sequence GCTCGCCCACCGCGGCTTCCAGCAGGGCATCTTCGTGGCCGAGGAGATCGCGGGGCTCGCACCGGCGCCGATCGACGAGGCCGGGATCCCGCGCGTCACCTACTGCGAGCCGGAGGTCGCGTCCGTCGGACTCACCGAGGCGCAGGCCCGCGAGAAGCACGGCGACATCCAGACGCTCGTCTACGACCTGGCCGGCAACGGCAAGAGCCAGATCCTGCAGACGCAGGGCGCCATCAAGCTGGTCAAGGCCGGAGGCGAGGGCACGCCGGGCCCCGTCGTCGGGATCCACATGATCGGCGCCCGCGTCGGGGAGCTCATCGGCGAAGCGCAGCTCGTCTACAACTGGGACGCCCAGGCCGAGGACGTCGCGGCCCTCGTGCACGCCCACCCCACCCAGAACGAGGCGTTCGGGGAAGCGCACCTCGCGCTCGCCGGAAAGCCGCTCCACAGCCACAGCTGACCCGGCCCACGAACCCCGAACCGCAGGAAGAGGAGCTCCGACCCGAAATGGCCTTCTCCGTCCAGATGCCCGCCCTCGGTGAGAGTGTCACCGAGGGCACCGTCACCCGGTGGCTCAAGCAGGAGGGCGACCGGGTCGAAGTCGACGAGCCGCTGCTCGAGGTGTCCACCGACAAGGTCGACACCGAGATCCCATCGCCCGCAGCGGGCGTCCTGCAGCGCATCGTCGCGGGCGAGGACGAGACCGTCGAGGTCGGCGGCGAGCTCGCCGTGATCGGCGACGCCGACGAGGCGCCCGCAGGCGACTCCGGCGGCGACGTCGAGACCCCTGCCGAGAACGCGACCCCGGCCGAGGAGGTGGCCGAGGCGGACGAGGAGCCCGCCCCCGCCGCCGCTCCGTCCGAGCGGGACGAGCCCGCGCCTGCGCCGCAAGCCGCCACCGCGCCTGCCGGCGAGGGCACGGCCGTCCGGATGCCCGAACTCGGCGAGAGCGTCACCGAGGGCACCGTCACCCGGTGGCTCAAGCAGGTCGGCGACCGCGTCGAGGTCGACGAGCCGCTGCTCGAGGTGTCCACCGACAAGGTCGACACCGAGATCCCCTCCCCCGTGGCCGGCACGCTGTTGGAGATCACGGCGAACGAGGACGAGACCATCGACGTCGGCGCGCAGCTCGCCGTCATCGGCGACGCCGCTGCGGGCGGCCAGCAGGCCCCGGCTCCGGCTCCGGCTCCCGAGCCCGCCCCTGCCCGCGAGCCGGAGCCGCAGGCACCTCGGGCCGAGGAGCGCCCCTCCGGCGACGGCGCGGCACCTGCCGAGGCCCCCGCCGAGGAGCCGGAGCAGCCCGCCGCGCAGGGCAACGGAGGCGCGCCCTACGTCACGCCACTGGTGCGCAAGCTCGCCGCCGAGCACGACGTGGACCTGTCCACGATCTCCGGTTCCGGCGTCGGAGGCCGCATCCGCAAGCAGGACGTGATGGCCGCGGCCGAGGCGAAGAAGCCCGCCCCGGAACCGGCCGCCGCGCCCACCCCGGAACCGTCCGCTCCGGCACCGGCCGCGCAGGCGGCCCCCGCGGGCGCTCCCGCGCGGCAGGTGCCGAAGCCCGCCGCGGGCGCTCCCGAGCCGGGTACCACCGTGAAGCTGCCGCGCCTGCGCCAGGTCATCGCCCAGCGGATGACCGACTCGCTGCGGATCTCCGCGCAGCTCACCACGGTGCAGGAGGTCGACGTCACGCGGATCGCGGCGCTGCGGGCCCGCGCCAAGGGCGAGTTCGAGCGGCGCGAGGGCGTCAAACTGACGTTCCTGCCGTTCTTCGCGAAGGCCACGGTCGAGGCGCTCAAGGCGTTCCCGCAGATCAACTCGTCGATCAACGAGGAGACCAAGGAGGTCGCCTACCACGGGGCCGTGCACCTGGCCATCGCGGTGGACACCCCGCGCGGCCTGCTCGTGCCGGTGATCAAGAACGCCGAGGACCTCAACATCGCCGGGCTGGCCCGCAAGATCGCGGACGTCGCGCAGCGCACCCGCGACGCCAAGATCGGCCCCGACGAGCTGTCCGGTGGCACGTTCACGATCACCAACATCGGCAGTGCGGGCGCGCTGTTCGACACGCCTATCATCAACCAGCCGCAGGTCGCCATCCTCGGCACGGGCAAGATCACCAAGCAGCCGACGGTCGTGACCGGCCCCGATGGTGACGACGCCATCGCCATCCGCTCGGTCTGCTACCTGCCGCTCACCTACGACCACCGGATCGTCGACGGTGCCGACGCAGGTCGGTTCGTGAGCGCGATCAAGGCCCGCCTCGAGGAAGGCGCCTTCGAGGCCGACCTGGGCCTGTGACCCGGGTCGTGAGTGGATACGCGTGCCTGAGCGCGCGTATCCACTCACGACCTCGGAGTCGCGGGACCGATCGGGTTCCGCGAAGATCTCGGGCGTGCGTGTCGTAGTCGCCGGCTCATCCGGCCTGATCGGTACCGCCCTCGTCGCCGACCTCCGGCACGCGGGCCACGAGGTCCTGCGGCTCGTCCGGCGCTCCCCCGCCGCTCCGGACGAGCGCGGGTGGGACCCGCCTGCGGGCCGCATCGACGACGGCACGTTCGACGGTGTCGACGCCGTGGTCAACCTGGGCGGCGTGGGCATCGGCGACCGGCCGTGGAGCGGGGCGCGCAAGCAGTTGCTGCGCGACAGCCGCAACGTCCCCACCGAGGTGCTCGCGACGGCGGTCGCGCGGTACCGGGTGCCGACGCTGCTCAGCGCATCGGGCGTGCACTTCTACGGCGACACCGGGTCGCGTCTCGTGGACGAGGCGGCTCCGTCCGGAAGCGGGTTCCTCGCCGAGGTGTGCCGCGACTGGGAGGCCGCGACGGCCCCCGCCGCCGAGGCCGGTGCCCGCGTGGTGCTGATGCGCTCCGCAGGCGTGCTCGCCCCACACGGAGGGCTGCTCGGGCGGCTGCGGCCGCTGTTCTCGCTGATGCTCGGCGCCCGGATCGGCACGGGCCGCCAGGCGTTCCCCTGGATCTCCCTCGACGACGAGGTCGGGGCGATGCGATTCCTGCTGGAGCGCGACGAGGTGGCGGGCGCGGTGAATCTCGCGGGCCCGGAGACCGCGACGAACGCCCAGTTCACCTCGGCACTCGCCGAGGTGCTGCACCGCCCCGCGCCGTTCGTCGTACCCGGGAGCGTGCTGCGCGCCGCACTGGGGCAGCTCGCCGAGGAGCTCGTCCTCACCGGCCCGTTCGTCGTGCCGGCCGTGCTGCAGAAGCACGGCTACCCCTTCCGGCACCTGACGATCCGCGATGCGCTCCAGGCGGCGGTCGAGCGTCCGTAAAACTGCGCGTCCCGAAAACTTGCGCAGCACGCAGGTTTTTCGATAACCTCGTGCCATGGCCGGACTGCGGGAACGCAAGAAGCAGGAGACCCGTGCGGCCCTCAGCTGGGCCGCGCTGCGCCTTGCCGTCGAGCGCGGCATCGCGGGCGTCACCGTGGACGAGATCGCCGCCGAGGCCGGCGTCTCCCCGCGCACGTTCAACAACTACTTCGCCAGCAAGTACGAGGCGATCGTGTGGCGGCACCTCGACCGCTTCGCGCACGTCGCCGAGCAGTTGCGCACCCGCCCAGCCACCGATCCGCTCTGGACGGCGCTCACCGACGCCGTCCGAGCCGTGTTCGGCGCTCCCGACCCCGCCGAACCCGGGCCCCCGGCCGAATGGACCGCCGGGGTGCGGCTGCTCATGGCGCAGCCCGAACTGCGCGGCGAGTTCGTGAAGGCCGCCGCCGCGGCCGAACGCGAGCTCGCGGCGGGCGTGGCGGAGCGGACCGGCACCGATCCCGACCACGACATGTACCCGCGGCTCGTCGCCGCGGCGGTCGGGACGGCCGTCCACGTCGCCAGCGAGCAGTGGCTGCGGGCCGACCCGCCCGTCGCGCTCGCGTCCCTGCTCGACGACGCACTGCGCCAGTTCGCGGCCGGCCTGCCGGATCCGCGCCCGATCTAGATCTACATCCTCCAGATCCAGCGTGCCGCGCTCGCGGGACGCCGACCCGTCCTGCCCTGAGGAGGGCCATGTCGTACGACGTCGTGATCGTCGGTTCCGGGCCGAACGGCCTGCTGATGGCGGGCGAGCTCGCCCTCGCCGGTGTCGACGCGGTGGTGCTGGAGCGCCTCCCCGAACCGAGCACGCGACCCAAGGCCAACGGACTGGTCGGCCGGGTCGTGGAGGCGCTCGACCGGCGGGGCGTGTACGAGCTCTTCAGCGGGCACGACGGGCCACCGCGTCCGGTGCCCCATTTCCCGTTCGGGGCGATCCCCCTGGATCTCACCCCGCTCCCAGGGCACTCCTTGTACGCCCTGCCGATCCAGCAGCGGCGGATGGAGCAGCTGCTCGCGGACCGCGCCGCCGCGCTCGGCGTCCGGATCCGGCGCGGGCACGAGGTGACGGCGATCAGCCAGACCGCGGACCTCGTGACGGTCGACGTGCTCGGCACGGAGGGCCACTACCGGCTCGACACGCGATACCTGGTGGCCGCGGACGGCGGTACGAGCGCCATCCGCAAGCAGCTCGGCATCGGGTTCCCCGGGATCACCGACGACGGGTTCGTCTCCCGGGTGGGCCGCGTCGGTATCGCCGCTCCCGTGGCCGCGTCCGAGACCGGCGAGCTGGACGTCCCTGGCATCGGGCGGCTGACCCCTGCGTCGTTCACGCGGACCGAGACCGGGCTCTTCGCCTACGGGATGTTCGAGCCGGGTATCTACCGCGTGAGCGCGTTCGAGTGGGGCGAGACCGGCGTCGAGGACAGCGACGACATCCCGCTCGACGAACTGGCCGCCGCCCTGCATCGGGTGCTCGGCACGGAGCTCCCGCTGATCCCGCCACCGGGCGGAGGCCAGCACGACCTGCGGCGGCGGGTGGGCGTCAACTCCCGGCAGGCCGAGAGCTACCGGGCCGGCCGCGTGTTCCTGGTCGGCGATGCCGCCCACGTGCACAGCGCGGTCGGCGGCCCCGGCCTCAACCTGGGCATGCAGGACGTCCTGAACCTCGGCTGGAAGCTCGCGGCCGCCGTGCACGGGTGGGCGCCAGCAGGCCTGCTCGACACCTACGAGAGCGAGCGCCGCCCCGCGGGCGAGCGCGTGATCATGCACACCCGTGCCCAGACCGCGCTGCTCTCCCCCGGCCCGAACACCACCGCCCTGCGGTCGCTGCTCACCGAGCTGCTGGACGACACCACGGCGACCCGCCGCGTCGCGGATCTCATGGCGGGCGCCGACGTGCGCTACCCGGCACGGTTCGAGGGGCCGGCCCACCCGCTCACCGGCAGGTGGGCGGAGGACCTCCCGCTGCGCGTCGACGGCCGGGAGACCCGCGTGGCCGAGCTGCTCAGGGCCGCCCGCCCGGTGCTGCTCGACCTCACCGGACGGGCAGAGCTCATCGGTGCGGCGTGCGGGTGGACCGACCGGGTCGGCGTCGTGACCGCCACGACCCCGGAGCCGCCCGCCGACGTCCTGCTCGTCCGTCCCGACGGGTACGTCGCATGGGCCGGTGAGCACCACGTCGCGGGCCTGCGGCAGGCCCTCCACGCCTGGTTCGGCGCGCCGGCCATCTCCAGTGCGGGGGTAGCGTGAGCCGCATGGTCACCCGCTCCTGCCGCCGCAGCGCCGAGCCCCTGCGGATCGACCGCCTCGGCACCGTCGAGTACCGCGCCGCGTGGGATGTGCAGCGCGCCAACGCCGACGCCCGCCGCGACGGCACCGGGCCCGACGTGCTGATGCTGTTGGAGCACCCGTCGGTCTACACGGCGGGCAAGCGCACCCAGCCCGAGGACCGGCCGACCGACGGCACACCGGTGGTGGACGTCGACCGCGGCGGCCGGATCACCTGGCACGGCCCCGGCCAGCTCGTGGGCTACCCGATCGTCGGGCTCGCCGAGCCGCTCGACGTCGTCGACTTCGTGCGGCGTCTCGAAGAGGCCCTCATCCGCGTGGTGCACGACGCTGGGGTTCCCGGGGCGGGCCGCGTGGACGGGCGCAGCGGTGTCTGGCTGCCCGCCGACGACCGGCGACCGGAGCGCAAGATCGCCGCCATCGGCGTCCGCGTGCAGGGTGGGGTCACCCTGCACGGCTTCGCCCTCAACTGCGAGCCCGACCTCGGCGCCTACGACCGGATCGTGCCGTGCGGCATCACCGACGCGGGCGTCACGTCCCTTGCCGCCGAGCTGGGCAGGCCGGTGCCGGTCGCCGAGATCATCGACGCCGCCGGCGCGGCCGTCGAGGCGGTCCTCGACGGCACGCTGCCGGTGGCCGGGCACCCGGTGGCGCGGGCGGCCGCGCCTGCCGGGCTGGACCTGCGCCTGCACCCCGCGCTGGGTTAGCCCCCGCTGGGTCAATCGAGCTGCGGGGCCACCTGCGACGCGATGAGCTCCACCTGGTCCAGGTCGGCCAGGTCGAGCAGCTGCAGGTAGATGCGGGTGATGCCCGTCTTCTCCCGCCACTCCCCGAGCCGGTCGACCACCTCGGACGGGGTGCCGGCGATCCCGGCCGCGCGCAGGTCGTCCACCTTGCGCCCGATCGTCAGTGCCCGGCGGGCAACCTCGGCGTCGTCCCGGCCAACCGCGATCGTCTGGGCGACCGAGCGCACGATCTCGGACGGGTCGCGGCCGATGGCCTCGCAGGCCAAGTCCACCCGCCCGAACTGCGTCGCAACGACGTCCATCGGCGAGAAGCCCACGTTGAACTCGCTCGCGAACCGGGCCGCCAGCGCGGGTGTGCGCTTCGGGCCGTGGCCGCCGACGATCACCGGTGGGTGCGGCTGCTGCACCGGCTCGGGCAGCGCGGGCGAGTCGGTGACGCTGTAGTGCTCCCCGCTGAACGAATACCGGTCGCCTGGCAGCGTGCCCCACAGCCCCGTGATGATCTCGAGCTGCTCGGCGAGCCGGTCGAACCGTTCGCCGAGGCCGGGGAACGGGATGCCGTACGCGGCGTGCTCGGCCTCGAACCAGCCGGCACCCAACCCGAGCTCCACGCGGCCGCCCGACATCTGGTCGGCCTGCGCCACGGCCACCGCGAGGGGCCCTGGCAGCCGGAACGTGGCCGAGTTCACGAGCGTGCCCAGCCGGATCCGCGACGTCTCGCGGGCCAGCCCGGCGATCGTGAGCCACGCGTCCGTCGGCCCGGGCTCACCGGAGACGTCGCCCATCTTCAGGAAGTGGTCGGAGCGGAAGAACGCGTTGTAGCCGGCCGCCTCGGCGGTGGTGGCGACGCGCAACTGGTCGTCGTAGCTGGCCCCTTGCTGGGGCTCGGTGAAGATCCGCAGGTCCACGTGATGAACCTAGCCCCGCCCTGCGTGCAGCGTCGGTGCAACCTCCGATCGGCGCGCTGGTGGGGCGTAGCCTGGGGCCGTGACGATCGCACCCGAGGGTCGCAAGCTCCTGCGCCTGGAGGTCCGCAACAGCGAGACCCCGATCGAGCGCAAGCCGCCGTGGATCCGTACGAAGGCCCGCACCGGACCCCAGTACACCGAGCTCAAGTCGCTCGTGCGCTCCGGCGGCCTGCACACGGTGTGCGAGGAGGCCGGCTGTCCCAACATCTATGAATGCTGGGAGGACCGGGAAGCCACCTTCCTCATCGGGGGCGAGCAATGCACCCGCCGCTGCGACTTCTGCCAGATCGACACCGGCAAACCCGCCGAACTCGACCGCGACGAGCCCCGGCGCGTCGCGGAGTCCGTGCGCACCATGGGGCTGCGCTACTCCACGGTCACCGGCGTCGCCCGTGACGACCTGGAGGACGGCGGTGCGTGGCTCTACGCCGAGACGGTCCGCCAGATCCACAAGCTCAACCCCGGCACCGGCGTCGAGCTGCTGATCCCCGACTTCAACTCGAAGGACGACCAGCTCGCCGAGGTGTTCGGCGCGCGCCCCGAGGTGCTCGCGCACAACCTCGAGACGGTGCCGCGGATCTTCAAGCGGATCCGTCCCGCGTTCCGCTACGACCGCTCGCTCGAGGTCATCACCAAGGCGCGGTCGGCGGGGCTGGTCACCAAGTCGAACCTGATCCTCGGCATGGGCGAGACCCCCGACGAGGTCACCGCCGCGCTGCACGACCTGCACGAGGCCGGCTGCGAAATCATCACGATCACCCAGTACCTGCGCCCCTCGGCCCGCCACCACCCGGTGGAGCGCTGGGTCAAGCCCGAGGAGTTCGTCGAGCACTCGAAGACCGCCGAGGAGATCGGATTCGCGGGCGTGATGGCCGGGCCGCTGGTGCGCTCGTCCTACCGCGCAGGCCGGCTCTACGCCCAGACGGTGGCCCACCGCGGCGAGGAGCTCTCCCCCGACCTGGCCCACCTGGCGGCCGAGGGCCCGGCGGCCCAGGAGGCGAGCTCACTGCTGGCCCGCTGAGCGGCACGGCGCGCTCACTCGGCGACCGTGACGGCCCGTCGCTCGCGGTGCAGTGCGACTGCGCCCACCACCAGCGCGACGCCGGCCACCTCCAGCGCGGTCGGCAGCTGGGCGAGCACCACGATCCCGATCACGGTCGCGGTGGCCGGCAGCAACGAGACCAGCAGGGCGTACGTGGCGCGCGCCAGCCGCGCCATCGCCAACTGGTCGCACACGTAGGGGATCACCGACGACGCGATGCCCACCCCGATGCCCGCCGCCAGCGCCACCGGGTCGACGAACGCGGGTGCGGCGTCCAGGAAGCCGATCGGCGCCGCCACGACCGCAGCGACGAGCATGGCCAGCGCCAGGCCGTCGATCCCCGTGACGTGCGGGTTCTGCGCGACCCGGTGGCCCAGCACGATGTAGAGCGCGAACAGGCCCGCATTGGCCGCGGCGAACGCGAAGCCCCACGGCTCGGCGACCAGGCGCACGTCGGAGAGCAGCCAGACACCGACCACCGCCAGCCCGAGCGCTGCCCCATTGCGGAGCGTCCGCGCTGCGAGCGCGGCCAGGACGATCACCGGAAGGAACTCGATCGCCGCGACCGTGCCGAGCGGAATCCGATCGATGGCCAGGTAGAACGCGCTGTTCATGACCGCCAGCACCGCGCCCCACCCGAGCACGAGCCGGCGCGTGCCGGCGTCGAGCCTTCCCCACACCCGCCACGGCCTGCGCCACAGCGCGAAGACCAGGCCGGCGGCGGCGATCCGCAGCCACGCCACGCCGAGGACGTCGACCCGCGCGAACAGCAGTACCGCGAACGCCGGACCCAGGTAGTGGAAGACCGCACTCACCACGAAGTACGCGTGCGGGGGCACCCGGTTGCGCTGCATCGGCCTATCGTTGACGGCCCGACCGGCGAGAACCATGGGCATCGGAAGGCGGAGGGGCCTCATGACTTCGTCGCGCTCACCTCGCATCGCGAATGGCCTTCCGGACGGAAGGTCGGTGATCGACGAGACGAACCGGCGCATTCTGACCCTGCTCTGTGACGACCCGAGGCAGAGCACCGCACAGCTCGCCCGCAGGATCGGGATGTCCGCTCCCGCCGTTCGCGAGCGCGTGTCGAAGCTGGAGGAGACCGGGGTGATCCGCGGCTACCGCCTCGACGTCGACCCGGCCGCGCTCGGCCTCCCGATCACCGCGTGGGTGCGGGTACGCCCCGGCCCCGGCCAGCTGCCGAAGATCGTGGAGCTCGCCGGCCGGGTCCCCGAGGTCAGCGAGTGCCATCGGATCTCGGGCGAGGACTGCTTCCTGATGAAGGTGCACGTGCCGGCCATCGACGCCCTGGAGAGCGTCCTCGACCGGTTCCTGCTGCACGGGCAGACCATCAGCTCCTTCGTCGTCGCGACACCGGTGCCACCGCGCACACCTGGCCTCGACGGCGTTGTCGGCAACCACCAGTAGTGCACGTATCCTCGTCACATGGCCGGTGGGAAGCCCGACAAAGCAGCCAAGCAGGAAGCCAGGCGCGCGCGGCGCGCGGCGTCCAGGGCGCGCTACAAGCAGATCTGGCAGGCGTTCCAGATGCAGCGCCGCGAGGACAAGGCGCTGCTCCCGATCATGGTGGGCGTGCTGCTGCTCTCCGTGGCTGTGGTCTTCGCGATCGGGCTGATCTTCGACCTGCAGTGGATCCTGCTGCCGCTCGGCATCGCCCTCGGCGTGCTGGCGGCCGTCAGCATCTTCGGCAGGCGGGTGCAGCGCAACGTCTTCAGCAAGGCCGACGGTCAACCGGGCGCTGCCGGCTGGGCGCTGGACAACCTGCGCGGCCAGTGGCGGGTCACCCCCGGCGTCGCGGGCACCACCCACCTCGACGCCGTGCACCGGGTCATCGGCCGGCCCGGCATCATCCTCGTCGCCGAGGGTGCCCCCCACCGCGTCAAGAGCCTGCTCGCGCAGGAGAAGAAGCGCACGGCGCGCGTCGCCGGCACGATGCCGATCTACGACGTGATCGTCGGCAACGACGAGGGCCAGGTGCCGCTGGCCAAGCTGCAGCGCCACCTCATGAAGTTGCCGCGCAACATCAACCGCCAGGAGATGGAGTC encodes:
- the sucB gene encoding 2-oxoglutarate dehydrogenase, E2 component, dihydrolipoamide succinyltransferase — its product is MAFSVQMPALGESVTEGTVTRWLKQEGDRVEVDEPLLEVSTDKVDTEIPSPAAGVLQRIVAGEDETVEVGGELAVIGDADEAPAGDSGGDVETPAENATPAEEVAEADEEPAPAAAPSERDEPAPAPQAATAPAGEGTAVRMPELGESVTEGTVTRWLKQVGDRVEVDEPLLEVSTDKVDTEIPSPVAGTLLEITANEDETIDVGAQLAVIGDAAAGGQQAPAPAPAPEPAPAREPEPQAPRAEERPSGDGAAPAEAPAEEPEQPAAQGNGGAPYVTPLVRKLAAEHDVDLSTISGSGVGGRIRKQDVMAAAEAKKPAPEPAAAPTPEPSAPAPAAQAAPAGAPARQVPKPAAGAPEPGTTVKLPRLRQVIAQRMTDSLRISAQLTTVQEVDVTRIAALRARAKGEFERREGVKLTFLPFFAKATVEALKAFPQINSSINEETKEVAYHGAVHLAIAVDTPRGLLVPVIKNAEDLNIAGLARKIADVAQRTRDAKIGPDELSGGTFTITNIGSAGALFDTPIINQPQVAILGTGKITKQPTVVTGPDGDDAIAIRSVCYLPLTYDHRIVDGADAGRFVSAIKARLEEGAFEADLGL
- a CDS encoding TIGR01777 family oxidoreductase — its product is MRVVVAGSSGLIGTALVADLRHAGHEVLRLVRRSPAAPDERGWDPPAGRIDDGTFDGVDAVVNLGGVGIGDRPWSGARKQLLRDSRNVPTEVLATAVARYRVPTLLSASGVHFYGDTGSRLVDEAAPSGSGFLAEVCRDWEAATAPAAEAGARVVLMRSAGVLAPHGGLLGRLRPLFSLMLGARIGTGRQAFPWISLDDEVGAMRFLLERDEVAGAVNLAGPETATNAQFTSALAEVLHRPAPFVVPGSVLRAALGQLAEELVLTGPFVVPAVLQKHGYPFRHLTIRDALQAAVERP
- a CDS encoding TetR/AcrR family transcriptional regulator, encoding MAGLRERKKQETRAALSWAALRLAVERGIAGVTVDEIAAEAGVSPRTFNNYFASKYEAIVWRHLDRFAHVAEQLRTRPATDPLWTALTDAVRAVFGAPDPAEPGPPAEWTAGVRLLMAQPELRGEFVKAAAAAERELAAGVAERTGTDPDHDMYPRLVAAAVGTAVHVASEQWLRADPPVALASLLDDALRQFAAGLPDPRPI
- a CDS encoding FAD-dependent monooxygenase, which codes for MSYDVVIVGSGPNGLLMAGELALAGVDAVVLERLPEPSTRPKANGLVGRVVEALDRRGVYELFSGHDGPPRPVPHFPFGAIPLDLTPLPGHSLYALPIQQRRMEQLLADRAAALGVRIRRGHEVTAISQTADLVTVDVLGTEGHYRLDTRYLVAADGGTSAIRKQLGIGFPGITDDGFVSRVGRVGIAAPVAASETGELDVPGIGRLTPASFTRTETGLFAYGMFEPGIYRVSAFEWGETGVEDSDDIPLDELAAALHRVLGTELPLIPPPGGGQHDLRRRVGVNSRQAESYRAGRVFLVGDAAHVHSAVGGPGLNLGMQDVLNLGWKLAAAVHGWAPAGLLDTYESERRPAGERVIMHTRAQTALLSPGPNTTALRSLLTELLDDTTATRRVADLMAGADVRYPARFEGPAHPLTGRWAEDLPLRVDGRETRVAELLRAARPVLLDLTGRAELIGAACGWTDRVGVVTATTPEPPADVLLVRPDGYVAWAGEHHVAGLRQALHAWFGAPAISSAGVA
- the lipB gene encoding lipoyl(octanoyl) transferase LipB is translated as MVTRSCRRSAEPLRIDRLGTVEYRAAWDVQRANADARRDGTGPDVLMLLEHPSVYTAGKRTQPEDRPTDGTPVVDVDRGGRITWHGPGQLVGYPIVGLAEPLDVVDFVRRLEEALIRVVHDAGVPGAGRVDGRSGVWLPADDRRPERKIAAIGVRVQGGVTLHGFALNCEPDLGAYDRIVPCGITDAGVTSLAAELGRPVPVAEIIDAAGAAVEAVLDGTLPVAGHPVARAAAPAGLDLRLHPALG
- a CDS encoding LLM class F420-dependent oxidoreductase is translated as MDLRIFTEPQQGASYDDQLRVATTAEAAGYNAFFRSDHFLKMGDVSGEPGPTDAWLTIAGLARETSRIRLGTLVNSATFRLPGPLAVAVAQADQMSGGRVELGLGAGWFEAEHAAYGIPFPGLGERFDRLAEQLEIITGLWGTLPGDRYSFSGEHYSVTDSPALPEPVQQPHPPVIVGGHGPKRTPALAARFASEFNVGFSPMDVVATQFGRVDLACEAIGRDPSEIVRSVAQTIAVGRDDAEVARRALTIGRKVDDLRAAGIAGTPSEVVDRLGEWREKTGITRIYLQLLDLADLDQVELIASQVAPQLD
- the lipA gene encoding lipoyl synthase; this encodes MTIAPEGRKLLRLEVRNSETPIERKPPWIRTKARTGPQYTELKSLVRSGGLHTVCEEAGCPNIYECWEDREATFLIGGEQCTRRCDFCQIDTGKPAELDRDEPRRVAESVRTMGLRYSTVTGVARDDLEDGGAWLYAETVRQIHKLNPGTGVELLIPDFNSKDDQLAEVFGARPEVLAHNLETVPRIFKRIRPAFRYDRSLEVITKARSAGLVTKSNLILGMGETPDEVTAALHDLHEAGCEIITITQYLRPSARHHPVERWVKPEEFVEHSKTAEEIGFAGVMAGPLVRSSYRAGRLYAQTVAHRGEELSPDLAHLAAEGPAAQEASSLLAR
- a CDS encoding DMT family transporter, with the translated sequence MQRNRVPPHAYFVVSAVFHYLGPAFAVLLFARVDVLGVAWLRIAAAGLVFALWRRPWRVWGRLDAGTRRLVLGWGAVLAVMNSAFYLAIDRIPLGTVAAIEFLPVIVLAALAARTLRNGAALGLAVVGVWLLSDVRLVAEPWGFAFAAANAGLFALYIVLGHRVAQNPHVTGIDGLALAMLVAAVVAAPIGFLDAAPAFVDPVALAAGIGVGIASSVIPYVCDQLAMARLARATYALLVSLLPATATVIGIVVLAQLPTALEVAGVALVVGAVALHRERRAVTVAE
- a CDS encoding Lrp/AsnC family transcriptional regulator: MIDETNRRILTLLCDDPRQSTAQLARRIGMSAPAVRERVSKLEETGVIRGYRLDVDPAALGLPITAWVRVRPGPGQLPKIVELAGRVPEVSECHRISGEDCFLMKVHVPAIDALESVLDRFLLHGQTISSFVVATPVPPRTPGLDGVVGNHQ
- a CDS encoding DUF4191 domain-containing protein, with amino-acid sequence MAGGKPDKAAKQEARRARRAASRARYKQIWQAFQMQRREDKALLPIMVGVLLLSVAVVFAIGLIFDLQWILLPLGIALGVLAAVSIFGRRVQRNVFSKADGQPGAAGWALDNLRGQWRVTPGVAGTTHLDAVHRVIGRPGIILVAEGAPHRVKSLLAQEKKRTARVAGTMPIYDVIVGNDEGQVPLAKLQRHLMKLPRNINRQEMESMEARLAALGSRAAAMPKGPMPAGAKMRSVQRTVRRR